Proteins encoded by one window of Salvia splendens isolate huo1 chromosome 5, SspV2, whole genome shotgun sequence:
- the LOC121805695 gene encoding uncharacterized protein LOC121805695 isoform X1: MAASSSYKLKALATFVCHYRAVSGGSWRSHPMRHSDLPPYKVGGGGGSLDQGLRLISSSSKLGTEKNQSGERTQLPDQPRVGFSNWVKWLLGYVVTFLLPFWKTKWDNLLMLEGKVARVVEEVEVVAEVVEKEATTADKALEEVANQLPDNSKLKEAAQALDHVSRVAAQDAQQIKNIINKVSDVKQDIEELESIVEPIVDKIIHGKHTKS, encoded by the exons ATGGCTGCATCATCCTCGTACAAGCTCAAGGCGCTGGCCACTTTTGTCTGCCACTATAGAGCCGTATCGGGTGGCTCATGGCGGAGCCACCCTATGCGCCACAGCGATCTTCCGCCTTATAAGGtgggaggtggtggtggttcTCTTGATCAGGGGCTTAGGTTGATAAGCAGCAGCTCCAAGTTGGGAAC GGAGAAGAATCAAAGTGGAGAGAGAACGCAATTGCCGGATCAGCCCAGGGTTGGCTTCTCAAATTG GGTGAAATGGCTTCTGGGATATGTAGTGACATTTTTGCTACCATTTTGGAAGACCAAATGGGATAACTTGCTGATGTTGGAAG GAAAGGTGGCGAGAGTTgtggaggaggtggaggtggtAGCGGAGGTGGTGGAAAAGGAGGCGACCACCGCAGATAAGGCGTTGGAAGAAGTGGCAAATCAATTGCCAGATAATAGTAAGCTCAAGGAAGCAGCTCAAGCATTGGACCATGTCTCCAGAGTAGCTGCCCAAGATGCTCAACAAATTAAGAACATAATCAATAAGG TTAGTGATGTGAAACAAGATATAGAAGAGCTGGAGAGCATTGTTGAACCAATTGTTGACAAGATTATTCATGGGAAGCACACAAAAAGTTAG
- the LOC121805695 gene encoding uncharacterized protein LOC121805695 isoform X2, with product MAASSSYKLKALATFVCHYRAVSGGSWRSHPMRHSDLPPYKVGGGGGSLDQGLRLISSSSKEKNQSGERTQLPDQPRVGFSNWVKWLLGYVVTFLLPFWKTKWDNLLMLEGKVARVVEEVEVVAEVVEKEATTADKALEEVANQLPDNSKLKEAAQALDHVSRVAAQDAQQIKNIINKVSDVKQDIEELESIVEPIVDKIIHGKHTKS from the exons ATGGCTGCATCATCCTCGTACAAGCTCAAGGCGCTGGCCACTTTTGTCTGCCACTATAGAGCCGTATCGGGTGGCTCATGGCGGAGCCACCCTATGCGCCACAGCGATCTTCCGCCTTATAAGGtgggaggtggtggtggttcTCTTGATCAGGGGCTTAGGTTGATAAGCAGCAGCTCCAA GGAGAAGAATCAAAGTGGAGAGAGAACGCAATTGCCGGATCAGCCCAGGGTTGGCTTCTCAAATTG GGTGAAATGGCTTCTGGGATATGTAGTGACATTTTTGCTACCATTTTGGAAGACCAAATGGGATAACTTGCTGATGTTGGAAG GAAAGGTGGCGAGAGTTgtggaggaggtggaggtggtAGCGGAGGTGGTGGAAAAGGAGGCGACCACCGCAGATAAGGCGTTGGAAGAAGTGGCAAATCAATTGCCAGATAATAGTAAGCTCAAGGAAGCAGCTCAAGCATTGGACCATGTCTCCAGAGTAGCTGCCCAAGATGCTCAACAAATTAAGAACATAATCAATAAGG TTAGTGATGTGAAACAAGATATAGAAGAGCTGGAGAGCATTGTTGAACCAATTGTTGACAAGATTATTCATGGGAAGCACACAAAAAGTTAG